In Halorientalis sp. LT38, a genomic segment contains:
- a CDS encoding DUF5812 family protein, with protein MKDATFLVTAADDGSAVLRDVADGQVHTLATNPGVEAGEILDASIEPEPPLEVAWQVVELTDQRTVPVERSPEPPTRQEREIAADQSVGEVTRQERAGIGELHVITVPDGEAEDAAADVLEDEETLARAARLGVDRVEVRAADETVSVRYLP; from the coding sequence ATGAAAGACGCCACGTTCCTCGTCACGGCCGCAGACGACGGGTCGGCGGTCCTGCGAGACGTCGCGGACGGGCAGGTCCACACCCTGGCGACGAACCCGGGGGTCGAGGCCGGCGAGATCCTCGACGCCAGCATCGAGCCGGAACCGCCGCTGGAGGTCGCCTGGCAGGTGGTGGAACTCACCGATCAGCGGACCGTCCCGGTCGAACGGAGTCCGGAGCCGCCGACCCGCCAGGAGCGCGAGATCGCCGCCGACCAGTCCGTGGGCGAGGTCACGCGACAGGAGCGCGCCGGGATCGGCGAACTGCACGTGATCACGGTGCCCGACGGGGAGGCCGAGGACGCGGCCGCCGACGTGCTCGAGGACGAGGAGACCCTCGCCCGGGCAGCGCGGCTCGGCGTCGACCGCGTCGAGGTCCGCGCGGCCGACGAGACGGTCAGCGTCCGCTACCTCCCCTGA
- a CDS encoding CPBP family intramembrane glutamic endopeptidase, with product MATAESVGEPTPQTTATPATGLVLAGFALAGCLLPWTGDPPLVAVPGVEGSVVGAVFGVATAFAFFLRRHGALDREVGAPLAAFSSAALVAFALFRLMEPAIGTDVVPEVGIGLPITAIAGLGSIAVAYADYRAVPDDAFWEKSKALVVALAIGAGAFVGLFAGQLLALPLYPPETAFEFSIVTTLGYLGSVAFVALYLSVRDLGLDYLDLEIPSGRDVLVTVGGLLALLFLLGAVSALVEQLGLPSSESQIQQRAMENPTLALYFVALSILVIAPVEELAYRNVLQKYLYESFSGHAAIVLGAVVFAAVHFSQYASANPLGTLTTLVVIFVLSLLLGYVYYRTENLVVPILVHGAFNAVQFLAVYLQATGQIPAA from the coding sequence ATGGCAACAGCTGAGTCGGTCGGCGAACCGACGCCGCAGACGACCGCGACACCGGCGACCGGGCTGGTACTGGCTGGGTTCGCCCTCGCGGGCTGTCTGCTCCCCTGGACCGGCGACCCACCGCTCGTCGCGGTCCCGGGCGTCGAGGGCAGCGTCGTCGGTGCGGTCTTCGGGGTGGCCACCGCATTCGCCTTCTTCCTGCGTCGACACGGCGCGCTGGATCGGGAGGTCGGGGCGCCGCTGGCCGCCTTCTCGTCGGCCGCGCTCGTGGCTTTCGCGTTGTTCCGGCTGATGGAACCTGCCATCGGCACGGACGTGGTCCCCGAGGTGGGCATCGGCCTGCCGATCACGGCGATCGCTGGGCTGGGCAGTATCGCCGTCGCGTACGCCGACTACCGGGCCGTGCCCGACGACGCCTTCTGGGAGAAGTCGAAGGCACTCGTCGTCGCGCTCGCGATCGGTGCGGGCGCCTTCGTCGGGCTGTTCGCCGGACAGTTGCTCGCGCTCCCGCTCTACCCGCCGGAGACGGCCTTCGAGTTCAGCATCGTGACGACGCTCGGCTATCTCGGTTCCGTCGCGTTCGTCGCCCTCTATCTCTCCGTCCGCGATCTGGGACTCGACTACCTCGACCTCGAGATTCCGTCGGGTCGCGATGTCCTCGTGACGGTCGGCGGCCTGCTGGCGCTGCTCTTCCTGCTCGGGGCCGTCAGCGCGCTCGTCGAACAGCTCGGCCTCCCCTCCTCGGAGTCCCAGATCCAGCAGCGAGCCATGGAGAATCCGACGCTGGCCCTGTACTTCGTCGCGCTCTCGATCCTGGTCATCGCCCCCGTCGAGGAACTGGCCTACCGGAACGTGCTCCAGAAGTACCTCTACGAGTCGTTCTCGGGTCACGCGGCCATCGTCCTCGGGGCCGTCGTCTTCGCTGCGGTCCACTTCAGCCAGTACGCCAGCGCGAACCCGCTGGGGACGCTGACGACCCTCGTGGTCATCTTCGTCCTCTCCCTGCTGCTGGGGTACGTCTACTACCGGACCGAGAACCTGGTGGTCCCCATCCTCGTCCACGGGGCGTTCAACGCCGTCCAGTTCCTCGCGGTCTACCTCCAGGCGACGGGGCAGATTCCGGCGGCCTGA
- a CDS encoding preprotein translocase subunit SecD, with translation MNVRENWRIALLVIFTIASAAVLFGPFVAATATGGDEVKPVNLNYGLDLSGGTQIRAPLIGMTAEEVEYTQETDLTEAQQGIAEDLGVPQSDVQLRLPQQQGQQQQTQALGTAEVFSKNVTRAEFASALQNNGFDVSEDQIRDGVTAQTRETVVNVLNDKINEGGITGGTVKTAAAGNNYFVIVEVPNADRSEVVNLISGSGQVSIDAHYPVRENGTTTYQRETLLTNEDFTNVGAAEQADQGTNQPHVSVSLTEEAAPRYSQALQEFGFTAEGVGSCPPNADQDPDNATGHCLYTVQNGEVVYAASMSQDLATTMNNGEFASNPSFVMTTGNYSEAQQLSVNLRAGTVPAELDLDNGTTYTLLPSVADRFKLFSLLAGLMAWLAVSGVVFVRYGSPRVAVPMLGTAAAEVFLLLGFASTIGLALDLSHIAGFIAVIGTGVDDLIIIADEILQEGKVATGKVFQSRFRKAFWVIGAAAATTIIAMSPLTLLSLGDLTGFAIVTIVGVLLGVLVTRPAYGDILRNLMLSAEERERFREE, from the coding sequence ATGAACGTTCGCGAGAACTGGCGGATCGCCCTGCTCGTGATCTTCACGATCGCGAGCGCCGCTGTACTGTTTGGCCCGTTCGTCGCCGCGACGGCGACCGGGGGCGACGAGGTGAAGCCGGTCAACCTGAACTACGGCCTGGACCTCTCCGGAGGGACCCAGATCCGCGCACCGCTGATCGGGATGACCGCGGAGGAAGTCGAGTACACCCAGGAGACGGACCTCACCGAGGCCCAGCAGGGCATCGCCGAGGACCTCGGCGTCCCACAGAGCGACGTGCAGTTGCGACTCCCACAGCAACAGGGCCAGCAACAGCAGACCCAGGCCCTGGGGACCGCCGAGGTGTTCTCGAAGAACGTCACGCGGGCCGAGTTCGCCAGCGCCCTGCAGAACAACGGGTTCGACGTCTCCGAAGACCAGATCAGGGACGGCGTCACCGCCCAGACCAGAGAGACGGTCGTGAACGTCCTCAACGACAAGATCAACGAGGGCGGCATCACGGGCGGGACCGTCAAGACCGCCGCCGCCGGCAACAACTACTTCGTCATCGTCGAAGTGCCCAACGCTGATCGGAGCGAGGTCGTGAACCTGATCTCCGGGTCCGGCCAGGTGAGCATCGACGCCCACTACCCGGTCCGTGAGAACGGCACGACCACCTACCAGCGCGAGACGCTGCTCACCAACGAGGACTTCACGAACGTCGGCGCGGCCGAGCAGGCCGATCAGGGCACCAACCAGCCCCACGTCTCGGTGTCGCTGACCGAGGAGGCGGCGCCGCGGTACTCCCAGGCGCTCCAGGAGTTCGGCTTCACCGCCGAAGGCGTCGGGAGCTGTCCGCCCAACGCCGATCAGGACCCCGACAACGCCACCGGGCACTGTCTGTACACGGTCCAGAACGGCGAGGTCGTCTACGCGGCCTCGATGAGCCAGGACCTCGCCACCACGATGAACAACGGCGAGTTCGCTTCCAACCCATCGTTCGTCATGACGACGGGGAACTACAGTGAAGCACAGCAGCTCTCGGTCAACCTGCGCGCCGGCACGGTGCCGGCCGAACTGGACCTGGACAACGGGACCACCTACACCCTGTTGCCCTCGGTCGCAGACCGGTTCAAGCTGTTCTCGCTGTTGGCGGGGCTGATGGCCTGGCTGGCGGTCAGCGGGGTCGTCTTCGTCCGGTACGGGAGCCCCCGGGTCGCGGTGCCGATGCTCGGAACGGCCGCCGCCGAGGTGTTCCTGCTGCTTGGCTTTGCCTCGACCATCGGCCTGGCGCTCGACCTCTCGCACATCGCCGGGTTCATCGCCGTGATCGGGACGGGGGTGGACGACCTGATCATCATCGCCGACGAGATCCTCCAGGAGGGGAAAGTCGCCACCGGCAAGGTGTTCCAGAGCCGCTTCCGCAAGGCGTTCTGGGTCATCGGCGCCGCGGCGGCGACGACCATCATCGCCATGAGTCCGCTGACGCTGTTGAGCCTGGGCGACCTCACCGGGTTCGCCATCGTCACCATCGTCGGCGTCCTCCTGGGCGTGCTCGTCACCCGCCCGGCCTACGGTGACATCCTCCGCAACCTGATGCTCAGCGCCGAAGAGCGCGAACGGTTCCGCGAGGAGTGA
- a CDS encoding CopG family transcriptional regulator, with product MPAQYTVVCDDDLAREVESLAREYDLTEEEVVRQLIDLGLDQTERTHRA from the coding sequence ATGCCAGCCCAATACACGGTCGTGTGCGACGACGACCTCGCACGCGAGGTCGAGTCCCTGGCCCGGGAGTACGACCTCACCGAAGAGGAGGTCGTCCGGCAGTTGATCGATCTGGGGCTGGACCAGACCGAGCGAACACACCGGGCCTAG
- a CDS encoding GNAT family N-acetyltransferase — MPGELSIRAYEPRDYESARAVHVAALQASPAPYTPGGPADSEFDTAVEAAMRGDGQLLVGAVGGAIVALGGLVRRDRESGVVTALRVHPDHQGRGYGAAILGALEAGAQGRGYRLLFHYADARQTGGRRLFERRGWTMVDRASYGPDAEVVRYRKRV, encoded by the coding sequence ATGCCGGGGGAGCTCTCGATCCGCGCGTACGAGCCGCGGGACTACGAGAGCGCCAGGGCCGTCCACGTCGCCGCGCTCCAGGCCAGCCCGGCACCATACACCCCCGGCGGTCCGGCCGACAGCGAGTTCGACACGGCGGTCGAGGCGGCCATGCGCGGCGACGGGCAACTGCTCGTCGGGGCCGTCGGCGGGGCCATCGTGGCGCTCGGCGGGCTCGTCCGCCGCGACAGAGAGAGCGGAGTCGTCACCGCGCTCCGCGTCCACCCCGACCACCAGGGCCGGGGCTACGGCGCGGCGATCCTGGGCGCGCTCGAAGCGGGGGCGCAAGGACGGGGGTATCGACTGCTCTTTCACTACGCGGACGCGCGCCAGACGGGCGGCCGGCGGCTCTTCGAGCGCCGGGGCTGGACGATGGTGGATCGAGCGTCCTACGGCCCGGACGCAGAGGTCGTCAGGTATCGCAAGCGAGTGTGA
- a CDS encoding glucose-6-phosphate isomerase, translated as MHVDIGNALASEADPGIGRDALERLDEDVARAHERIAAGRADSEFGYASLNLPERTDAAAIESAVEPVADAEAILTVGIGGSALGAATVSQALGGLNADGNRADAPPLYVLDNVDPAAVRETLADLPLDNTAVNVVSRSGTTAETLSNFLVVRDAMESAGVDWTERTVVTTGEEGPLRDLADRHDMPALDVPEGVPGRFSALSPVGLVPAAIQGHDIEGLLAGGQVAADSLSDSLFSCPAYAYGAVSYALAQRGASINAVLPYAERLEYFAEWFAQLWAESLGKEGVGQTPARALGATDQHSQLQLYRAGPRDKLVTMVRPRERADREIPETDVEGLSYLGGSTLGELLDAEFEATEASLAAAGRPSVRIEIDRLDARGVGELLYAMEAACILYGELANVETFTQPAVEWGKKAARGLLGGGEFAEADAVAEKTELVID; from the coding sequence ATGCACGTGGACATCGGCAACGCGCTCGCCTCCGAGGCCGACCCGGGGATCGGCCGCGACGCGCTGGAGCGCCTCGACGAGGACGTGGCACGGGCACACGAACGCATCGCCGCCGGTCGAGCGGACAGCGAGTTCGGCTACGCCTCGCTGAACCTGCCCGAGCGGACCGACGCCGCCGCCATCGAGAGCGCCGTCGAACCCGTCGCCGACGCCGAGGCGATCCTGACGGTGGGCATCGGCGGCAGCGCGCTCGGCGCGGCGACCGTCTCCCAGGCGCTGGGGGGATTGAACGCCGACGGGAACCGGGCCGACGCCCCGCCGCTGTACGTTCTCGACAACGTCGACCCCGCCGCCGTCCGGGAGACGCTGGCCGACCTCCCGCTCGACAACACGGCCGTCAACGTCGTCTCGCGGTCGGGGACCACCGCCGAGACGCTCTCGAACTTCCTCGTCGTCCGCGACGCGATGGAGTCGGCCGGCGTCGACTGGACCGAGCGGACCGTCGTCACCACGGGCGAGGAGGGACCGCTCCGGGATCTGGCCGACCGCCACGACATGCCCGCGCTGGACGTGCCCGAGGGGGTCCCCGGCCGCTTCTCCGCCCTGTCGCCCGTGGGTCTGGTCCCGGCGGCGATCCAGGGCCACGATATCGAGGGGCTGCTCGCCGGCGGACAGGTGGCCGCCGACTCCCTGTCTGATTCCCTCTTTTCCTGTCCGGCCTACGCCTACGGCGCGGTGAGTTACGCGCTCGCCCAGCGCGGGGCGTCGATCAACGCCGTCCTCCCCTACGCCGAGCGCCTGGAGTACTTCGCCGAGTGGTTCGCGCAACTGTGGGCCGAGAGCCTCGGCAAGGAGGGGGTGGGCCAGACCCCGGCGCGGGCGCTCGGGGCGACCGACCAGCACTCCCAGCTCCAGCTCTATCGTGCCGGTCCGCGGGACAAACTGGTGACGATGGTACGCCCGCGCGAGCGCGCGGACCGAGAGATCCCCGAGACCGACGTCGAGGGACTGTCCTACCTCGGCGGCTCGACGCTGGGCGAGTTGCTCGACGCGGAGTTCGAAGCCACGGAGGCCAGCCTCGCGGCGGCGGGACGGCCGTCGGTGCGGATCGAGATCGACCGCCTCGACGCCCGCGGGGTCGGCGAGTTGCTGTACGCGATGGAGGCGGCCTGTATCCTCTACGGCGAACTCGCGAACGTCGAGACGTTCACCCAGCCCGCCGTCGAGTGGGGAAAGAAGGCGGCTCGCGGCCTGCTGGGCGGCGGCGAGTTCGCGGAGGCCGACGCGGTCGCCGAGAAGACCGAACTCGTGATCGACTGA
- a CDS encoding tRNA pseudouridine(54/55) synthase Pus10 — protein sequence MTVLETARRALDTGPLCDACLGRLVADRSFGLTNDERGRSLRVAVALEDDADVSDLEPDGPCWVCEGESDRYEEWAERAAHAVAPYEFATYQTGTKVPPLLEENDRLLREEIGLDPEAGEALKTELNREVGKRLGAKADAEVDFERPDVLVLLDLATDELEVQVNSAFVYGRYRKLERDIPQTKWPCNDCGGTGRKRGDTCDGCGGSGFRYDESVEQLTAPVVLEAMDGEEAVFHGAGREDVDAKMVGSGRPFVIEVKEPRTRDVEPAELEAEIDDFADGKVAVDDLRLAAHDMVERVKELDANKTYRMDVALDEPVSEDAFAAALDELDGATIHQDTPQRVTHRRADVTRTRQVYEIEGELTGETEAELEIRGEGGLYVKELVSGDEGRTEPSLAGLLGTGAVVTALDVTDVEGEDEPFARPEYFRSADGDGS from the coding sequence ATGACTGTGCTGGAGACCGCCCGCCGGGCCCTCGACACCGGCCCGCTCTGTGACGCCTGTCTCGGGCGGCTCGTCGCCGACCGGAGCTTCGGGCTGACCAACGACGAGCGCGGCCGCTCGCTCCGGGTCGCCGTCGCCCTCGAGGACGACGCCGACGTGAGCGACCTCGAACCCGACGGCCCCTGCTGGGTCTGCGAGGGCGAGAGCGACCGCTACGAGGAGTGGGCCGAACGCGCCGCCCACGCCGTCGCCCCCTACGAGTTCGCCACCTACCAGACCGGGACGAAGGTGCCGCCGCTGCTCGAGGAGAACGACCGACTGCTCCGCGAGGAGATCGGCCTCGACCCCGAGGCCGGCGAAGCGCTCAAGACCGAACTCAACAGGGAAGTGGGCAAGCGCCTGGGCGCGAAGGCCGACGCCGAGGTCGACTTCGAGCGCCCTGACGTGCTGGTCCTGCTCGACCTGGCGACCGACGAACTCGAGGTGCAGGTCAACTCCGCGTTCGTCTACGGGCGCTACCGCAAGCTCGAGCGAGACATTCCCCAGACGAAGTGGCCCTGCAACGACTGCGGCGGGACCGGGCGGAAACGCGGCGACACCTGCGACGGCTGCGGCGGCTCGGGCTTCCGGTACGACGAGAGCGTCGAGCAACTCACCGCCCCGGTCGTGCTGGAAGCGATGGACGGCGAGGAAGCCGTCTTCCACGGCGCCGGTCGGGAGGACGTCGACGCGAAGATGGTCGGCTCCGGCCGCCCGTTCGTGATCGAGGTCAAAGAGCCCCGGACCCGCGACGTCGAGCCCGCCGAACTGGAAGCCGAGATCGACGACTTCGCCGACGGGAAGGTCGCGGTCGACGACCTGCGCCTGGCGGCCCACGACATGGTCGAGCGCGTCAAGGAACTCGACGCGAACAAGACCTACCGGATGGACGTGGCCCTCGACGAACCCGTGAGCGAGGACGCCTTCGCGGCGGCACTCGACGAACTCGACGGCGCGACGATCCACCAGGACACGCCCCAGCGCGTCACGCACCGCCGCGCGGACGTCACCCGGACTCGCCAGGTGTACGAGATCGAGGGCGAACTCACGGGCGAGACCGAAGCCGAACTCGAGATTCGCGGCGAGGGAGGCCTCTACGTGAAGGAACTCGTCAGCGGCGACGAGGGCCGGACCGAGCCGAGTCTCGCCGGCCTGCTCGGCACGGGCGCGGTCGTCACTGCGCTGGACGTGACCGACGTCGAAGGTGAGGACGAACCGTTCGCCCGCCCGGAGTACTTCCGGTCGGCCGACGGCGACGGGAGCTGA
- the secF gene encoding protein translocase subunit SecF, with product MSAITDLPDRFPDVDYTRYTNRQLAAIPLAVLAVALAILAVWYVTTGVPVALGIEFTGGTEVQIQTSDSQAQVESNLQGLDPTIQPVAGTNEYIVTTQQTDGVRGAMTNNGYEIASFSETSPSFGGDSVRLTLIGLGIAFVGMSLLIFLLFRTFVPSIAIVISAFSDIVIPLALMNVLGIKLSLGTVAALLMLIGYSVDSDVLLNNHILRRRGDFYESAYRAMRTGVTMTLTSIAAMTVMTITASLLAIPLLPQIGFILVLGLSADLMNTYLLNLSLLRWYKYEGVTR from the coding sequence ATGAGCGCTATTACCGACCTCCCGGACCGGTTCCCCGACGTCGACTACACGCGGTACACGAACCGACAACTCGCGGCGATTCCGCTCGCCGTCCTCGCCGTCGCGCTGGCGATCCTCGCGGTCTGGTACGTCACGACTGGCGTCCCGGTGGCGCTGGGGATCGAGTTTACCGGCGGGACCGAGGTACAGATCCAGACGAGCGACTCGCAGGCCCAGGTCGAGAGCAACCTCCAGGGGCTGGACCCGACGATCCAGCCCGTCGCCGGGACCAACGAGTACATCGTGACGACCCAGCAGACCGACGGGGTCAGGGGCGCGATGACGAACAACGGGTACGAGATCGCATCCTTCAGCGAGACATCGCCGAGCTTCGGCGGCGACTCGGTCCGGCTGACGCTGATCGGTCTCGGGATCGCCTTCGTCGGGATGAGCCTGCTGATCTTCCTGCTCTTTCGCACGTTCGTCCCGTCGATCGCCATCGTCATCTCGGCGTTTTCCGACATCGTGATCCCGCTCGCGCTGATGAACGTCCTCGGGATCAAGCTCTCGCTGGGGACCGTCGCCGCCCTGTTGATGCTGATCGGTTACAGCGTCGACTCCGACGTGCTGTTGAACAACCACATCCTGCGGCGGCGCGGGGACTTCTACGAGTCGGCCTACCGGGCGATGCGGACCGGTGTGACGATGACGCTGACCTCGATCGCGGCGATGACCGTAATGACGATCACCGCGTCACTACTGGCGATTCCGCTGCTCCCCCAGATCGGGTTCATCCTGGTGCTGGGGCTGTCGGCCGACCTGATGAACACGTATCTGCTCAACCTGAGCCTCCTGCGCTGGTACAAGTACGAGGGGGTCACACGATGA
- a CDS encoding PRC-barrel domain-containing protein, with amino-acid sequence MAEILAENLSGKAVMGSDGKDLGMLYNITMDAKSGRLENLVVEPDEMLRESSFPTDERGRLLVPVTRVQAVKDHMIVQH; translated from the coding sequence ATGGCAGAGATACTGGCGGAGAACCTCTCGGGGAAGGCCGTCATGGGCTCCGACGGCAAGGACCTGGGAATGCTGTACAACATCACGATGGACGCCAAATCCGGGCGACTCGAGAACCTCGTGGTCGAACCCGACGAGATGCTTCGCGAGTCGTCGTTCCCCACCGACGAACGCGGCCGCCTGCTGGTCCCCGTCACCCGCGTCCAGGCCGTCAAGGACCACATGATCGTTCAGCACTAG
- the rnhB gene encoding ribonuclease HII — protein sequence MQFGVDEAGKGPVLGSMFAAAVRADPAALPDGIDDSKNLTPTRREDLAAQLRADERVESAVAEITTARIDDPETDMNALTVAAQAEALDAVARDGDAGVVDAGDTDAARFGRRVGDRIGADVAITAEHGADGAHALVGAASVLAKVARDAHVDALAADYPAYDDLGSGYPSDPATREFLRAYVADHGDLPPCARRSWSTCDDVLAAAEQAALSEF from the coding sequence ATGCAGTTCGGCGTCGACGAGGCAGGCAAGGGACCCGTGCTGGGGTCGATGTTCGCCGCCGCGGTCAGGGCCGACCCCGCCGCGCTCCCGGACGGGATCGACGACTCGAAGAATCTCACGCCGACTCGTCGCGAGGACCTGGCGGCGCAACTACGAGCCGACGAGCGCGTCGAGAGCGCGGTCGCCGAGATCACGACGGCGCGGATCGACGACCCGGAGACGGACATGAACGCGCTGACCGTCGCCGCGCAGGCCGAGGCGCTCGACGCGGTCGCACGCGACGGCGACGCGGGCGTGGTCGACGCGGGGGACACCGACGCCGCGCGCTTCGGCCGCCGCGTGGGCGACCGGATCGGGGCCGACGTCGCGATCACCGCCGAACACGGGGCCGACGGCGCCCACGCCCTCGTCGGGGCCGCGAGCGTCCTCGCGAAGGTCGCACGGGACGCCCACGTCGACGCGCTCGCGGCCGACTACCCCGCGTACGACGACCTCGGCAGCGGCTACCCGAGCGATCCGGCGACTCGCGAGTTCCTCCGGGCGTACGTCGCCGACCACGGCGACCTCCCGCCCTGTGCCCGGCGCTCCTGGTCGACCTGCGACGACGTCCTCGCGGCCGCCGAACAGGCCGCTCTCTCGGAGTTCTGA
- a CDS encoding histidine kinase N-terminal 7TM domain-containing protein has protein sequence MSLSPYVVALGVPVALASAFVAETWRRCSEPGTRALRLLLVSIVLWAGGVALAFTAGDEATWSFFERVAWTGMIGVPLTWVVFALQYTGYGDSVTRRSVALLSLPAVLMLALVWTNPLHELVWSGTELVRTQGITVARQANGPVFWAFLAYAYTLVLAGVVLLLRLVFTADHLFVDQGFALLLGVCVPLVANMATVSGLSPVQGLVDLTPYAFTVSGITYGYAFYRSDLLELVPATRQIGRTAVVRNMRDGVIVVDGSDVVVDVNPLAEKQFGLTNEESVGRPVREVFDDPSFDLPAEEGTVVWSAPGPFEYEVKVSELSDQHGHQLGRVLVLRDITDRTNRRQQLQVLNRVLRHNFRNDMNVIDVCATQLVERLEGEEAELASRVRTVARDLTETGTKAREIEQIMSRRHNDPQPIDLPSLMTRQLDTLRHEYPEAEIEADLPESLEIRSTGILESVLENVLENAIVHNDSERPHVWVTVDADDDTVDVAVADDGPGIPRQERDVLVKGTETPLEHGSGLGLWLVNWGVSMLGGEIEFRDRVRFGEDEDVRGSVVTISIPRSGPTMHSSPDRSPIDAD, from the coding sequence GTGTCTCTCTCACCGTACGTGGTAGCGCTCGGCGTGCCAGTGGCGCTCGCTTCGGCGTTCGTCGCGGAGACGTGGCGACGCTGTAGCGAGCCGGGGACGAGAGCCCTGCGGCTGCTTCTCGTCTCGATCGTCCTGTGGGCCGGCGGCGTCGCGCTCGCCTTTACCGCCGGCGACGAAGCGACGTGGTCGTTCTTCGAGCGGGTCGCCTGGACGGGGATGATCGGCGTCCCGCTGACCTGGGTCGTGTTCGCGCTCCAGTACACGGGATACGGCGACAGCGTGACCCGGCGGTCGGTCGCACTGCTGTCGCTGCCAGCGGTCCTGATGCTCGCGCTGGTCTGGACGAACCCGCTCCACGAACTCGTCTGGTCGGGGACCGAACTCGTCCGGACCCAGGGGATCACGGTGGCCCGCCAGGCCAACGGGCCCGTCTTCTGGGCGTTCCTGGCCTACGCCTACACCCTGGTCCTGGCCGGCGTCGTCCTCCTGTTGCGACTCGTGTTCACGGCCGACCACCTGTTCGTAGATCAGGGGTTCGCGCTCCTGCTCGGAGTCTGTGTCCCCCTGGTCGCCAACATGGCCACCGTGAGCGGCCTGTCGCCCGTCCAGGGGCTGGTGGACCTGACGCCGTACGCCTTCACCGTCAGCGGCATCACGTACGGCTACGCCTTCTACCGCTCCGACCTGCTCGAACTCGTGCCGGCGACCAGACAGATCGGTCGCACCGCGGTCGTCCGGAACATGCGCGACGGCGTCATCGTCGTCGACGGGAGCGACGTGGTCGTGGACGTCAACCCGCTCGCCGAGAAGCAGTTCGGCCTGACGAACGAGGAATCGGTCGGGCGGCCCGTCCGCGAGGTGTTCGACGACCCGAGCTTCGACCTCCCCGCCGAGGAGGGCACCGTGGTCTGGTCGGCGCCCGGCCCCTTCGAGTACGAGGTGAAGGTCTCCGAGCTCTCCGACCAGCACGGCCACCAGCTCGGGCGCGTGCTCGTCCTGCGTGACATCACCGACCGGACGAACCGCCGCCAGCAACTGCAGGTCCTCAACCGCGTCCTCCGGCACAACTTCCGCAACGACATGAACGTCATCGACGTCTGCGCGACCCAACTCGTCGAGCGTCTCGAGGGGGAGGAAGCGGAACTGGCCAGCCGCGTCCGGACGGTCGCCCGCGACCTGACCGAGACGGGGACCAAGGCCCGCGAGATCGAGCAGATCATGTCCCGGCGGCACAACGACCCCCAGCCCATCGACCTGCCCTCGCTGATGACCCGCCAGCTCGACACGCTGCGCCACGAGTACCCCGAGGCCGAGATCGAGGCCGACCTGCCCGAGTCGCTGGAGATTCGCTCGACTGGCATCCTCGAATCCGTGCTGGAGAACGTCCTCGAAAACGCGATCGTCCACAACGACAGCGAGCGCCCGCACGTCTGGGTCACCGTCGACGCCGACGACGACACCGTCGACGTCGCCGTGGCCGACGACGGGCCCGGCATCCCGCGTCAGGAACGGGACGTCCTCGTGAAGGGGACCGAGACGCCGCTCGAACACGGGAGCGGACTCGGCCTCTGGCTCGTCAACTGGGGCGTGTCGATGCTCGGCGGCGAGATCGAGTTCCGCGACCGCGTCCGGTTCGGCGAAGACGAGGACGTACGCGGCAGCGTCGTCACCATCTCGATCCCCCGATCCGGGCCGACGATGCACTCCTCGCCCGATCGATCGCCGATCGACGCGGACTGA
- a CDS encoding NOB1 family endonuclease encodes MYVLDSSAFINEYHTEEPIASIPLVREELEDESAYRFDALEGSGMHLHIPEEETVERIERAARETGDLAELSRTDVRLIAAAFELDSRLVTDDYAMQNVAEKLDVAVEVIAREGISEQRDWLFQCSGCGREFDDNHDRCPICGSDLSRKNPA; translated from the coding sequence ATGTACGTTCTCGATTCGTCGGCGTTTATCAACGAGTACCACACCGAAGAGCCCATCGCGTCGATCCCGCTCGTCCGCGAAGAACTCGAAGACGAGAGCGCCTACCGCTTCGACGCGCTCGAGGGCTCCGGCATGCACCTCCACATCCCCGAAGAGGAGACGGTGGAACGGATCGAACGCGCCGCCCGCGAGACCGGCGACCTCGCCGAACTCTCCCGGACGGACGTGCGGCTGATCGCCGCGGCCTTCGAACTCGATTCGCGACTGGTGACCGACGACTACGCCATGCAGAACGTGGCGGAGAAACTCGACGTGGCCGTCGAGGTCATCGCCCGCGAGGGCATCTCCGAACAGCGCGACTGGCTGTTCCAGTGCAGCGGCTGCGGGCGCGAGTTCGACGACAACCACGACCGCTGTCCGATCTGCGGGAGCGACCTCTCGCGGAAGAACCCGGCCTAG